Proteins encoded in a region of the Mycobacterium branderi genome:
- a CDS encoding long-chain-fatty-acid--CoA ligase, which yields MSSLAFNLVETARRHPERIALRLDEVEIPYTGLDAASACLAGLLVAHGLRPGDRVGVMLPNVPYFAVAYYGVLRAGGVVVPMNVLLKDRETTFYLSDSQAKAIIAWHEFAPAAQAGAAAAGAECIVVSPGEFEELICAAAPVAEPVAREDDDTAVILYTSGTTGTPKGAELTHANLRRNVATVVEMVDLAADDVILGALPLFHAFGQTAGLNAAVAAGACLTLIPRFDPAKALKIIERDGVTVFEGVPTMFAAMLHSDTRPDTSSLRLCISGGAAMPVEVMRGFEETFDCLVLEGYGLSETSPVASFNHPGAERKPGSIGTPVAGVEMKLVDVRDDGVGEIAIRGHNVMKGYWNRPDATAAAIDADGWFHTGDLARVDDDGYYFIVDRSKDMIIRGGYNVYPREIEEVLYEHPDVREAAVVGIPDEMLGEEVGAAVALKPGAEADAAAIRDYLKDRVAGYKYPRRIWFVDELPKGPTGKILKRDIAIPVEA from the coding sequence ATGAGCAGCCTGGCCTTCAACCTGGTCGAGACCGCCCGCCGCCACCCGGAGCGCATTGCGCTGCGTCTCGACGAAGTCGAAATTCCCTACACCGGGCTGGATGCGGCGAGCGCCTGCCTGGCCGGCCTGCTGGTAGCGCACGGATTGCGGCCGGGGGATCGGGTCGGCGTCATGCTGCCCAACGTTCCCTATTTCGCGGTCGCCTATTACGGCGTACTGCGGGCGGGCGGCGTGGTGGTGCCGATGAATGTTCTGCTGAAGGACCGCGAGACCACGTTCTACCTGTCGGATTCGCAGGCCAAGGCGATCATCGCGTGGCACGAGTTCGCGCCCGCCGCGCAGGCCGGGGCGGCGGCCGCCGGCGCCGAGTGCATCGTGGTGAGCCCGGGGGAGTTCGAGGAGCTGATCTGCGCCGCCGCACCCGTCGCCGAACCCGTTGCGCGCGAGGACGACGACACCGCGGTGATCCTCTACACGTCGGGTACCACCGGCACGCCGAAGGGCGCCGAGCTGACCCACGCCAACCTGCGCCGCAACGTCGCGACCGTGGTCGAGATGGTGGACCTGGCGGCCGACGACGTGATCCTTGGTGCCCTGCCGCTGTTTCACGCGTTCGGCCAAACCGCCGGGCTGAATGCCGCCGTCGCCGCCGGCGCCTGCCTGACGTTGATCCCCCGGTTCGATCCGGCCAAGGCGCTGAAGATCATCGAGCGCGACGGCGTGACCGTATTCGAAGGTGTCCCGACGATGTTCGCCGCGATGCTGCACAGCGATACGCGCCCGGACACGTCGTCGCTGCGGCTGTGTATCTCTGGCGGTGCGGCAATGCCGGTCGAGGTGATGCGCGGCTTCGAAGAGACCTTCGACTGCCTGGTGCTCGAGGGCTACGGTCTTAGCGAGACCTCGCCGGTGGCGTCGTTCAACCATCCCGGCGCCGAGCGCAAACCGGGCTCGATCGGCACCCCGGTCGCCGGCGTCGAGATGAAGCTGGTCGACGTCCGCGACGACGGGGTCGGCGAGATCGCCATCCGCGGCCACAACGTGATGAAGGGCTACTGGAACCGGCCCGACGCGACGGCCGCGGCGATCGACGCCGACGGCTGGTTCCATACCGGGGACCTGGCCCGTGTCGACGACGACGGTTACTACTTCATCGTCGACCGCTCCAAGGACATGATCATCCGCGGGGGCTACAACGTCTATCCGCGCGAGATCGAGGAAGTCCTCTACGAGCATCCCGACGTGCGTGAGGCGGCGGTCGTCGGTATCCCCGACGAGATGCTCGGCGAAGAAGTCGGCGCTGCGGTCGCTTTGAAGCCCGGTGCCGAGGCGGACGCGGCGGCGATCCGCGACTACCTCAAGGATCGGGTGGCCGGCTACAAGTACCCGCGGCGTATCTGGTTCGTCGACGAGTTGCCCAAGGGGCCCACCGGCAAAATCCTCAAGCGCGACATCGCTATCCCGGTGGAAGCGTGA
- a CDS encoding lysophospholipid acyltransferase family protein — protein MTTPKAPSLRGPNETFMRYVQNPVFNFLCDHYFRLEIDGWHRIPDEPSLLIGIHSGGSLTMDAWTLVHSWHRHFEGRRILHGTAHDLLMATPGLGDYFRAVGVIPASRQGVTDALAAGHDVVVWPGGEQDSMRHWRHRDKAMLFGRKGFVRQAIRSGVPIVPVATVGGHDTVFVLSEGRFLARWTGLGKRLRGATMPIIAGFPFPLAVEILPAHVPLPAKIRTEFLDPIRVDTDPARADDRDYVDKVYDEVEGAIQDGMDRLAKRRSFPVLG, from the coding sequence ATGACCACACCCAAAGCGCCGTCGCTCCGCGGGCCCAACGAGACGTTCATGCGCTACGTACAGAACCCGGTCTTTAATTTCTTGTGCGACCACTACTTTCGGCTGGAGATCGACGGCTGGCACCGGATCCCGGACGAGCCGTCGCTGCTGATCGGCATCCACTCCGGAGGGTCGTTGACGATGGACGCGTGGACGCTGGTGCACTCCTGGCATCGTCATTTCGAGGGCCGCCGGATCTTGCACGGCACTGCCCATGACCTGTTGATGGCCACACCGGGGCTTGGCGACTACTTCCGGGCGGTTGGCGTCATTCCCGCCTCTCGCCAGGGGGTCACCGACGCCCTGGCCGCCGGCCACGACGTCGTCGTCTGGCCGGGTGGCGAGCAGGACTCGATGCGGCACTGGCGCCACCGCGACAAGGCAATGCTGTTCGGCCGCAAGGGGTTTGTGCGTCAGGCCATTCGCTCGGGCGTGCCGATCGTCCCGGTTGCGACGGTCGGTGGTCACGACACCGTTTTCGTGCTCTCCGAGGGCAGGTTTCTGGCCCGCTGGACCGGGCTGGGTAAGCGGCTGCGCGGCGCGACGATGCCAATCATCGCCGGCTTCCCGTTCCCGTTGGCCGTCGAAATACTGCCCGCACACGTGCCGCTGCCCGCCAAGATCCGCACCGAGTTCCTCGACCCGATCCGGGTCGACACCGACCCGGCCCGCGCCGACGACCGCGACTACGTCGACAAGGTCTACGACGAGGTCGAAGGCGCGATCCAGGACGGCATGGACCGGCTGGCCAAACGCCGCAGCTTCCCGGTGCTGGGGTGA
- a CDS encoding PucR family transcriptional regulator, with translation MMPDLAVSWDVLFDTLLGDRAVLAGRVREAIQAELSSYRAMPGETLDEEVGFQVERVLRSAHAGRAAVSDSELAELAAIGEARARQGIPVDDMLRAWRIGVEVAIGYARETAQRLGIDDTQVLEFVQSTLAWSDVAMVTTAKAHRKTELALAVSEETRGAAFVRGALFGTAPAAELRIQAEAYGLDPTREYVAVRAWLADGVPQRELERALGFHDPLQRPRGMCALVDGDVAGLLTEPPPASVEGVVGYGPPRPLDRLAESYRLAARALMTMQACGLRGAHDIASLGLRAAVAMDADVGDWLRQRYLEPLAAGGSACELMATLRAYLACGLHVERAATRLFVHQNTVRYRLARFEELTGASLRETQVLFEVWWALELSAMRL, from the coding sequence ATGATGCCCGATCTGGCGGTCTCCTGGGACGTCCTCTTCGACACACTGCTCGGCGACCGGGCAGTGTTGGCCGGACGCGTGCGCGAGGCTATCCAGGCCGAGCTGTCGTCGTACCGTGCCATGCCCGGCGAGACGCTCGACGAGGAAGTCGGGTTTCAGGTCGAGCGGGTCTTGCGCTCCGCGCACGCCGGACGCGCGGCGGTGAGCGACAGCGAACTCGCGGAGCTGGCCGCCATAGGCGAGGCGCGTGCCCGCCAGGGCATCCCCGTCGACGACATGCTCCGCGCCTGGCGCATCGGTGTCGAGGTGGCCATCGGCTACGCGCGTGAGACGGCCCAGCGGTTGGGCATCGACGACACCCAAGTCCTGGAATTCGTCCAGTCGACACTCGCATGGTCCGACGTCGCCATGGTCACCACGGCCAAGGCGCACCGCAAAACCGAACTCGCACTGGCGGTCTCGGAGGAGACGCGCGGCGCAGCATTCGTCCGCGGCGCCCTGTTCGGCACGGCCCCGGCCGCCGAGCTACGCATTCAAGCCGAGGCCTACGGTCTCGACCCGACCCGCGAATATGTTGCGGTGCGCGCATGGCTGGCCGACGGTGTCCCGCAGCGCGAGCTGGAGCGGGCGCTTGGTTTTCATGACCCGCTGCAGCGCCCGCGGGGCATGTGTGCCCTCGTCGACGGCGATGTCGCCGGCTTGTTGACCGAGCCGCCACCGGCAAGCGTCGAAGGCGTCGTCGGCTATGGTCCGCCGCGCCCGCTGGACCGGCTGGCCGAGTCGTACCGGCTGGCCGCCCGTGCGCTCATGACCATGCAGGCCTGCGGTCTTCGCGGCGCGCACGACATTGCGTCGCTCGGTCTTCGTGCGGCGGTCGCCATGGATGCCGACGTCGGCGACTGGTTGCGCCAGCGGTATCTCGAACCCCTTGCGGCGGGCGGGTCGGCGTGTGAGCTGATGGCGACGTTGCGGGCATACCTGGCGTGCGGACTGCACGTGGAGCGGGCGGCGACACGGTTGTTCGTGCACCAGAACACCGTGCGCTACCGGCTGGCACGGTTCGAAGAGCTGACCGGGGCCAGCCTGCGTGAAACACAGGTTCTCTTCGAGGTGTGGTGGGCCCTCGAACTCTCGGCCATGCGGTTGTAG
- a CDS encoding flavin-containing monooxygenase, translated as MSESQNGLSSTTVAIIGAGFGGICMGIKLGRAGIPYTIFEKASAVGGVWRDNVYPGAACDIPSHLYSYSFEPSHDWSRTYGQASEIRSYIESCARKYGVLEHVRLGTEVTAADFQKNSGRWRITLGDGSQVQARFLVAATGQLSLPAEPQFPGLDSFPGKIFHSARWDYDYEMTGKRVAVIGSGASAIQFVPQIAPKVAQLYLFQRSAPYVLPKPDRPYTPLEKYVYRHFPIALAASRTRKYLYHEARVIPMTKGHGMSLIKMMFNRNLRRQVPDPKLRATLTPDYPIGCKRILISNEWYAAIARPNVKVIPAGLSEVRGSSVVGADGTERDVDAIVFGTGFATNDFLAPTSITGLDGLDLRREAWRDGAEAYLGMTVSGFPNMFILYGPNTNLGHNSIIYMLESQTDYVLSAIRHVGAYGNGWVNVRPEVQAEYNREVQDRLGDTVWEAGCTSWYRTAGGKNTNNWPSYTIEYRRRTRFFDAGNYEAYPPVESRPLTSVGAADIKA; from the coding sequence ATGAGCGAGAGTCAGAACGGGCTGTCTAGTACGACCGTCGCGATCATCGGCGCCGGCTTCGGCGGGATTTGCATGGGCATCAAGCTCGGCCGCGCCGGGATTCCCTACACGATCTTTGAGAAGGCATCGGCGGTCGGCGGGGTCTGGCGGGACAACGTCTACCCCGGCGCCGCATGTGACATCCCGTCGCACCTCTACAGTTACTCGTTCGAGCCCAGCCATGACTGGTCGCGCACCTACGGTCAGGCCTCGGAGATTCGCAGCTACATCGAAAGCTGCGCCCGCAAGTACGGGGTGCTCGAGCACGTCCGGTTGGGCACCGAAGTCACCGCCGCCGACTTCCAGAAGAACTCCGGCCGCTGGCGCATCACGCTCGGCGACGGCAGCCAGGTGCAGGCCCGCTTCCTGGTTGCCGCGACCGGTCAGCTGAGCCTGCCGGCCGAGCCGCAGTTCCCCGGGCTCGACAGCTTTCCGGGCAAGATATTCCATTCGGCCCGTTGGGATTACGACTACGAGATGACAGGCAAGCGGGTCGCGGTGATCGGCTCGGGGGCAAGCGCCATCCAGTTCGTGCCGCAGATTGCGCCCAAGGTCGCGCAGTTGTACCTCTTCCAGCGCTCGGCGCCGTATGTACTCCCCAAACCGGACCGGCCGTACACGCCGCTGGAGAAGTACGTGTACCGCCATTTCCCAATTGCGCTCGCCGCCAGCCGCACCCGCAAGTACCTGTACCACGAGGCGCGGGTGATCCCGATGACCAAGGGCCACGGGATGTCACTGATCAAGATGATGTTCAACCGGAATCTGCGCCGCCAAGTCCCCGACCCGAAGTTGCGAGCGACGCTGACGCCCGACTACCCGATCGGCTGCAAACGAATCCTGATCTCCAACGAGTGGTATGCGGCGATCGCCCGTCCCAACGTGAAGGTCATTCCGGCCGGGCTGAGCGAGGTGCGCGGCAGCTCTGTCGTCGGCGCCGATGGCACCGAACGCGACGTCGACGCGATCGTGTTCGGAACCGGGTTCGCCACCAACGACTTCCTCGCGCCCACGTCGATCACCGGCCTCGACGGGCTGGACCTGCGTCGTGAGGCGTGGCGCGACGGTGCCGAGGCGTACTTGGGAATGACCGTCTCCGGTTTCCCGAACATGTTCATTCTCTACGGGCCCAACACGAACCTCGGGCACAACTCGATCATCTACATGCTCGAAAGCCAAACCGACTATGTGCTTTCGGCGATCCGTCACGTCGGCGCCTACGGCAACGGCTGGGTCAACGTCCGCCCCGAGGTGCAAGCGGAATACAACCGGGAGGTGCAAGACCGGCTCGGCGACACGGTATGGGAGGCCGGCTGCACCAGCTGGTATCGCACGGCCGGCGGCAAGAACACCAACAACTGGCCCAGCTACACGATCGAGTACCGGCGCCGTACCAGGTTCTTCGACGCCGGCAACTACGAGGCCTATCCGCCGGTCGAATCTCGGCCGCTGACAAGCGTCGGCGCTGCTGACATCAAGGCGTGA
- a CDS encoding PucR family transcriptional regulator, translated as MADGTDDAGIAQAATTIISRLEDRLDDTTRSTQDYLVAEIVDLRGDAQLLQLLRDTVSSNIETFFSTVRHRIPIERVEPPAAALEYARRLAQREVSANALVRAYRLGHQAVLKRALEEIRASDLDPKLSLGVYELIASISFDYIDRISQRVVAVYQDEREHWLEQRNTLRTLMVRKVLSGDDVDIDAMTTAIRYPLNQIHLALVLWCGESERGDELASMERFVHKLAESLGARDNALFISVDHVTGWAWIPLLGNAASETPSRIREFAGATADAPFVAAGNPLPGIEGFRRSHQQALDARTVVTASDTQASEVITASDPGLAVAGLVADNAGAAAAWVGDVLGPLASPTEGDERLRETLRVFLRTGSSYKAAAEELHLHVNSVKYRVQRAVERRGRPIGDDRLDVEVALLLCQWFGSAVLREK; from the coding sequence ATGGCCGACGGCACGGACGACGCGGGAATTGCCCAGGCTGCGACGACGATCATCAGCAGGCTGGAAGACCGGTTGGACGACACCACGCGATCCACGCAGGATTATCTGGTCGCCGAGATCGTGGATCTGCGCGGCGATGCCCAGTTGCTGCAGCTGCTCCGCGACACCGTCTCAAGCAATATCGAGACGTTCTTTTCGACTGTGCGCCACCGAATCCCGATCGAGCGCGTCGAGCCCCCCGCGGCGGCGCTGGAGTATGCCCGACGCCTGGCGCAACGCGAAGTGTCGGCCAACGCGTTGGTGCGCGCCTACCGGCTGGGACATCAGGCGGTGCTGAAGAGGGCGCTGGAGGAAATCCGCGCGTCGGACCTGGATCCGAAACTGAGCCTGGGTGTATACGAGCTCATAGCGTCGATCTCGTTCGACTACATCGACCGGATCTCGCAGCGGGTGGTCGCCGTCTATCAAGATGAGCGGGAACACTGGCTGGAGCAGCGAAATACGCTGCGTACCTTGATGGTTCGCAAGGTGTTGTCGGGAGACGATGTCGATATCGATGCGATGACCACCGCGATTCGCTATCCGCTCAATCAGATCCATCTCGCGCTGGTCCTCTGGTGCGGTGAGTCCGAGCGCGGCGACGAACTGGCGTCGATGGAACGATTCGTCCATAAGCTGGCTGAATCGCTTGGCGCCCGCGACAACGCGCTGTTCATCTCCGTCGACCATGTGACCGGCTGGGCGTGGATACCGCTGCTGGGCAATGCGGCGTCGGAAACCCCGTCGCGGATCCGCGAATTCGCTGGCGCGACGGCCGACGCCCCGTTTGTCGCCGCCGGCAACCCGTTGCCGGGGATCGAGGGCTTCCGCCGCTCACACCAGCAGGCGCTGGATGCTCGCACTGTGGTGACCGCGTCGGACACGCAAGCCTCGGAAGTGATCACGGCCAGCGATCCCGGGCTCGCGGTGGCGGGGCTGGTCGCCGACAACGCCGGAGCGGCCGCGGCCTGGGTCGGGGACGTGCTCGGCCCGCTCGCGTCGCCCACGGAGGGCGACGAACGGCTCCGCGAAACGCTGCGGGTGTTTTTGCGCACCGGGTCGAGCTACAAGGCCGCCGCCGAGGAGCTGCACCTACACGTCAATTCGGTGAAGTACCGGGTGCAGCGGGCGGTCGAACGGCGCGGCCGTCCGATCGGCGACGACCGCCTCGACGTCGAGGTCGCGTTGCTACTGTGCCAGTGGTTCGGCAGTGCCGTGCTGCGCGAGAAGTGA
- a CDS encoding acetolactate synthase large subunit — MSTAAKLMVKCLENEGVRVVFGLPGEENIRLVQALADSDIRYVLTRHEQAAAFMAEMYGRVTGRAAVVSTTLGPGAINMQLGVADATTNSTPMVAISAQVGHDREYKESHQYVDLVSMFAPITRWADGVPTARAIPEMFRKAFKLAEAERPAAVYLAVPEDIDTDETDYDLKPLPRNVPRAEAPAEGQVQRAADILRTAKRPVVLAGHGAARNDATAALVRFSDELSVPVANTFHGKGVMPDDHPNSIGTMGFMRHDYVNFGFDNADVVVAVGYELQEFDPVQINPNGDKQIIHVHRFPAEVDMHYPVAVGIIGDISASLDALTDALAGHRFSTDAAAPGCDLLAEEFARGQQDSRFPLAPQRIVADTRAALGRDDVVLVDTGATKMWMARLYPTYERNTCLISNGLSTMAFALPGALGVKLARPDSKVLAVVGDGAFLMNSQEIETAVREKIPLVVLIWDDGGYGLIEWKMDLELGDHYYVKFGNPDVVSYAESFGAKGYRINSADELLPTLKAALDDDGVSLISCPVDYSENLRLTERLGQLDSTL, encoded by the coding sequence GTGAGTACCGCCGCCAAGCTGATGGTGAAGTGCCTGGAAAACGAGGGTGTCCGCGTGGTCTTCGGGCTACCCGGTGAGGAAAACATCCGCCTCGTCCAGGCCCTCGCCGACTCCGACATCCGCTACGTGCTCACCCGCCACGAGCAGGCGGCGGCATTCATGGCCGAGATGTATGGCCGGGTGACCGGCCGCGCCGCGGTGGTGTCCACCACGCTCGGGCCCGGCGCGATCAACATGCAGCTCGGCGTCGCCGACGCCACCACCAACAGCACGCCGATGGTCGCGATCTCCGCCCAGGTCGGCCACGATCGCGAGTACAAGGAGTCACACCAGTACGTCGACCTGGTCTCCATGTTCGCGCCGATCACCCGCTGGGCCGACGGCGTGCCCACCGCACGGGCCATCCCCGAGATGTTCCGCAAGGCGTTCAAGCTGGCAGAGGCCGAACGCCCGGCGGCCGTATATCTCGCGGTGCCCGAGGACATAGATACCGACGAGACCGACTACGACCTGAAGCCGTTGCCGCGCAATGTTCCCCGCGCCGAGGCGCCGGCCGAGGGACAGGTGCAGCGCGCGGCCGACATCCTTCGCACCGCGAAACGCCCGGTGGTACTGGCCGGCCACGGTGCGGCCCGCAACGACGCCACCGCGGCCCTGGTCCGGTTCTCCGACGAGCTGTCGGTTCCCGTTGCCAACACCTTCCACGGCAAGGGCGTGATGCCCGACGATCACCCCAACAGCATCGGGACGATGGGCTTCATGCGGCACGACTACGTCAACTTCGGGTTCGACAACGCCGACGTCGTGGTCGCGGTCGGCTACGAGCTGCAGGAGTTCGACCCGGTCCAGATCAACCCGAACGGCGACAAACAGATCATCCACGTGCACCGGTTCCCGGCCGAGGTCGACATGCACTACCCGGTTGCCGTCGGCATCATCGGTGACATCAGCGCCTCGCTCGACGCGCTCACCGACGCGCTTGCGGGACACCGCTTCAGCACCGACGCCGCGGCTCCCGGTTGTGATCTGCTAGCCGAGGAATTCGCTCGCGGACAACAGGATTCGCGGTTTCCGCTCGCGCCGCAGCGAATAGTCGCCGATACCCGTGCCGCGCTGGGCCGCGACGACGTGGTGCTGGTGGACACAGGTGCCACCAAGATGTGGATGGCGCGCCTCTACCCGACATATGAGCGCAACACCTGTTTGATCTCAAATGGATTGTCCACCATGGCATTTGCATTGCCCGGAGCGCTGGGCGTCAAGCTGGCCAGGCCGGATTCAAAGGTGTTGGCCGTCGTGGGTGACGGCGCGTTCCTGATGAACTCGCAGGAGATCGAGACCGCCGTTCGTGAAAAGATCCCGCTAGTGGTGCTGATCTGGGACGACGGCGGCTACGGGCTCATCGAGTGGAAGATGGACCTCGAACTCGGTGACCATTACTACGTGAAATTCGGCAATCCCGATGTGGTGAGCTACGCGGAAAGCTTTGGTGCCAAGGGCTATCGGATCAACAGTGCCGACGAGCTGCTGCCGACACTGAAAGCTGCGCTCGACGACGACGGGGTGTCACTGATCTCCTGCCCGGTGGACTATTCGGAGAACCTGCGGCTGACCGAGCGACTCGGACAACTCGACAGCACGCTGTAG
- a CDS encoding FitA-like ribbon-helix-helix domain-containing protein, with amino-acid sequence MSSLVQIRNVPEAAHRELKARAAARGQSLNAYLLDMINREVGRPSVTEVLERAAQRAERAAGSAVEVIDVARAERDEQLTRRRA; translated from the coding sequence ATGAGTTCGTTGGTGCAGATCCGCAACGTTCCCGAGGCGGCCCATCGGGAACTCAAAGCACGCGCTGCCGCGCGCGGCCAGTCGCTGAATGCTTACCTGCTTGACATGATCAACCGGGAGGTCGGCCGGCCCTCGGTCACCGAAGTCCTTGAGCGTGCCGCGCAACGCGCCGAGCGTGCTGCCGGGTCTGCAGTCGAGGTCATTGACGTCGCGCGAGCCGAGCGAGACGAGCAGTTGACTCGCCGTCGCGCGTGA